TGCCCGAGGGCGGCGATCCGACCGGCGCCGTCGCCATCGAACAGGCGATCCACGACCGCTGGCAGGCGGAACGGCTGGCCCGCATCGCCGCCTTCGACGGCCAGGAAGCGCAGCTGAAGGCGGCGATCGAAACCCGCCGCCGCGACGAGACGGTGCTGCGCGAACACCTGTCGGTGCAGCAGGAAATCGAGCGCATGTATGCGAAGCTGGCGGAAAACCAGCACGGCTCGCGGCTGCTCCGCCTTCAGGCCCAGTCCGAGCGCCTGACCATCGAGCGGCAGTTGACGCTCTCGGTCAACGAAGTGGCGGAACTGCTGTTCCGGCAGGAGGGCCTCGCCGCCGAGCGCGACGCCTATATGGCCGGCCAGCGCCAGCAATTGGGCGAGGCGCTGGCCGCCGCGCGCCGCGAACTCGACGCGGTGGTCGAGGAATTGAGCAAGGCCGAGCGGCGGAACGCCCTGGTCTCCCTGACCGCGCCGGCGGATGCGGTGGTGCTTGAAATCGCCCATCGTTCCGTCGGCTCGGTGATCCAGGCGGCGGAGCCGCTGTTCACCCTGGTCCCGACCGGGGTCCCCCTCGAGGCCGAGGTCTGGATCGATCCCGCCGACGTCGGCCGTCTGCGTCTCGGCGACGGCGCGCGGATCAAGCTCGACGCCTATCCGTTCCAGCGCCACGGCGTCGCCCGCGGGACCTTGCGCATGGTCTCCAGCGATGCGGTCACCCGGCCCGATGCCCCGGCCGGCGCCGGGACCTATTACCGCGCCCTGATCGATGTCGATACCGAGACGATGCGCGGCCTGCCCGGGGCCGACCCGCTCCGCCCCGGCATGACCGGTACCGCCGAGATCCTGGTCGGTGACCGCCGCCTGATCGATTACATCCTCGACCCCATCCTGAAGGGCCTGGACGAGGGCCTGCGCGAGCCGTGACGCCGCCGGTCCACCGGAAGGTGGATTGTCGCCGCCGCCCTCCCTGGCCGAGGCTTTCGCCATCGCCCCAGCCTGAAGGAAGAGGGAACATGACGCCGAAAGCTGTCCACCTGCCGAACACGGCAACGCCCGAGGAAATCTCCGCCGCACTGCGCGAGCACGGCTACTGCATCGTCGACGATCTGGTGCCGGCCGAATTGATGGACCGGATCGATGCGGAAATGGGCCCCTATGTCGATCATTCGCTCTACGGCGACGACGGTTTCGTCGGCAAGCTGACCAAGCGCACCGGCGCCATGATCGCCCGCTCGCCCGCCGCCCGCGAACTGATCATGAACCCGACCGCGATCGGCACCGCCGGCAAGTTCCTGGAAAAGGCGACCACCTTCCAATTGCACCTGACCCAGATCATCAGTGTCTTCCCCGGTTCCAAGGCGCAGCCGATCCACCGCGACCAGGTGGCCTGGGACTTCTTCCCCTTCCCCAGGGACTACGAGGTCCAGTGCAACCTGCTCTGGGCCATGACCGATTACACCGAGGACATGGGCGCCACCCGCGTGGTGCCGGGCAGCCACCTGCTCGACGACCGGGAATATGCGATCGAGGACAGTATCCCGGCGGAAATGACCCGGGGCTCCGCCCTGTTCTATACCGGCAAGGTCTATCACGGCGCGGGCGAGAACAAGTCCGACCGCCTCCGCCAGGCGATCAACATCACCTATGCCGTCGGCTGGGTGCGCCAGGAGGAGAACCAGTATCTAACGACGCCGCTCGAGATCGCCCGCACCCTGCCCGAGGACCTGCTGAAGGTCATGGGCTACCAGATGGGCTGTTTCGCCATGGGTTACGTCGGCGATTTCGAGGACCCGATGACCGTGCTGCACCCGCCGCAGGAGCGCCGGGTGCTGAATACCGACATCATCAAGAGGAAGGCGTCCGAGGCGATGGACGCGGACAAGCTCTTCCGCGATAGCACCGCCGCCTGAGCCCGGGGAAACGCCATGATCATCCGCACCAATCCCGATGTCGGCTATCTCGGCGCCGATATCTTCGACGCCTTCGCCTTCCGCCAGTCGGTGAAGGCCGGCGACACTTATTATTATGCCGGCGTCGCCCCCCTGAAGGGCACGCTGGACAGCCTCGAACTGGTGGGCAAGGACGACATGACCGCCCAGTTCAACTATATCCTCGACGTGATCGACGCCTGCCTGAAGGCGGACGGGCTCGACCGCAGCAAGCTCGCGACCTGGACCTTCTACACGACCGACATCAAGGCCTTCATGGAAGTGATGCCGGGCATCCTGGGGCCCTGGGTCGGCGAGCACCGGCCGTCCTCGACCACGGTCGAGGTGCGCGCCTTCGTGCACCCGGACCAATTGCTGGAAATCACCGCGACCGCGGTCGCGGCCTGAGCGGGAGGCGGCGATGCTGGCGTCTCTCCGCGGCAAGAGCGTGATCGTCACCGGCGGCACCAAGGGGATCGGCCGGGGCATCGTGCGGGGCTTCGGCGCCGCCGGGGCCCGGGTGCTGGTGGTGTCGCGCAACGGGGCGGAGGCCGGGGCGGTGGCGGCCGAGGTCGCCGCCGCCGGCGGCACCGCGGCGGGCTTCGCCGCCGACGTCTCGACACCAGAGGGCAACAAGGCGATGGTGGAGGCGGCGGTGGAGCTTTACGACGGCCTCGACGTGCTCTGCGCCAATGCCGGGATCTATCCGGCAGCCCGGATCGAGGAGATGACGGTCGAGGATTTCGACCATGTCATCGCCACCAACCTGCGCAGCACCTTTCTCTCCACCGCCGCCGCCATCGGCGCCATGAAGGGGCGGGGCCGGGGGCGGATCATCATCACCTCGTCGACCACGGGGCCCAGTACCGGCTATCCCGGCTGGGCCCATTACGGTGCCTCCAAGGCGGGGCAATTGGGCTTCATGCGCACGGCGGCGATCGAATGCGCCCGCTACGGCATCACGGTGAATGCGGTGATCCCGGGCGCGATCATGACCGAGGGCCTGGCGGAACTGCCCGAAGCCTTTCTCGACCGCATCACCGCCGCCCTGCCGCCCAAACGCTTCGGCACGGTGGACGAGGTCGCCAACGGCGTCCTCTTCCTGGCCAGCGACGAGGCGTCCTATGTCACCGGACACGCGCTCGCGGTCGACGGCGGCATGACCCTGCCCGAATTCGAGATGGCCCTCGACGACAGTGCAAGCCTGACCTGAAGGATCCGCCCCGCCGCCCTTCGGCCTGCCCGGCCTCGGTCTCCGAGGCCGGGTTTTTTATGGCCGGTGATCGGAT
The sequence above is drawn from the Zavarzinia compransoris genome and encodes:
- a CDS encoding RidA family protein, with protein sequence MIIRTNPDVGYLGADIFDAFAFRQSVKAGDTYYYAGVAPLKGTLDSLELVGKDDMTAQFNYILDVIDACLKADGLDRSKLATWTFYTTDIKAFMEVMPGILGPWVGEHRPSSTTVEVRAFVHPDQLLEITATAVAA
- a CDS encoding HlyD family type I secretion periplasmic adaptor subunit, with protein sequence MIARLAAAAVRLRDRLVQAFETLAPEPPPALAYGTPAARLEHQGPHGLLIAVWWGLIGLLFVTLLWSFVARLDVVVGATGRIVTTTPLIVVQPLETAIVHDIAVEAGERVRRGQVLATLDATFTAADVQRLSRQKAALEARLARLTAEFQETPFVPEGGDPTGAVAIEQAIHDRWQAERLARIAAFDGQEAQLKAAIETRRRDETVLREHLSVQQEIERMYAKLAENQHGSRLLRLQAQSERLTIERQLTLSVNEVAELLFRQEGLAAERDAYMAGQRQQLGEALAAARRELDAVVEELSKAERRNALVSLTAPADAVVLEIAHRSVGSVIQAAEPLFTLVPTGVPLEAEVWIDPADVGRLRLGDGARIKLDAYPFQRHGVARGTLRMVSSDAVTRPDAPAGAGTYYRALIDVDTETMRGLPGADPLRPGMTGTAEILVGDRRLIDYILDPILKGLDEGLREP
- a CDS encoding phytanoyl-CoA dioxygenase family protein; translation: MTPKAVHLPNTATPEEISAALREHGYCIVDDLVPAELMDRIDAEMGPYVDHSLYGDDGFVGKLTKRTGAMIARSPAARELIMNPTAIGTAGKFLEKATTFQLHLTQIISVFPGSKAQPIHRDQVAWDFFPFPRDYEVQCNLLWAMTDYTEDMGATRVVPGSHLLDDREYAIEDSIPAEMTRGSALFYTGKVYHGAGENKSDRLRQAINITYAVGWVRQEENQYLTTPLEIARTLPEDLLKVMGYQMGCFAMGYVGDFEDPMTVLHPPQERRVLNTDIIKRKASEAMDADKLFRDSTAA
- the fabG gene encoding 3-oxoacyl-ACP reductase FabG encodes the protein MLASLRGKSVIVTGGTKGIGRGIVRGFGAAGARVLVVSRNGAEAGAVAAEVAAAGGTAAGFAADVSTPEGNKAMVEAAVELYDGLDVLCANAGIYPAARIEEMTVEDFDHVIATNLRSTFLSTAAAIGAMKGRGRGRIIITSSTTGPSTGYPGWAHYGASKAGQLGFMRTAAIECARYGITVNAVIPGAIMTEGLAELPEAFLDRITAALPPKRFGTVDEVANGVLFLASDEASYVTGHALAVDGGMTLPEFEMALDDSASLT